The Mastomys coucha isolate ucsf_1 unplaced genomic scaffold, UCSF_Mcou_1 pScaffold14, whole genome shotgun sequence genome window below encodes:
- the LOC116088231 gene encoding glutathione S-transferase alpha-5 — MFEQVPMVEIDGMKLVQTKAILNYIASKYNLYGKDMKERAIIDMYTEGVADLEIMVLYYPHMPSGEKEASLATIKDRARNRYFPAYEKVLKSHGQDYLVGNRLSRADVSLVELLYHVEELDPGVVDNFPLLKALRTRVSNLPTVKKFLQPGSQRKPFDDAKCVESTKKIFS; from the exons ATGTTTGAACAAGTGCCTATGGTAGAAATTGATGGAATGAAGCTGGTGCAGACCAAAGCCATTCTCAACTACATTGCCAGCAAATACAACCTCTATGGGAAGGACATGAAAGAGAGAGCCAT CATTGACATGTACACAGAAGGTGTGGCGGATCTGGAGATAATGGTTCTCTATTACCCCCACATGCCCTCTGGGGAGAAAGAGGCAAGCCTTGCCACGATCAAGGACAGAGCAAGGAACCGTTACTTCCCCGCCTATGAAAAG GTGTTGAAGAGCCATGGACAAGATTATCTTGTTGGCAATAGGCTGAGCAGGGCTGATGTTTCCCTGGTTGAACTTCTCTACCATGTGGAAGAGCTGGACCCGGGTGTTGTGGACAACTTCCCTTTGCTGAAG GCCCTGAGAACCAGAGTCAGCAACCTCCCCACAGTCAAGAAGTTTCTTCAGCCTGGGAGCCAGAGGAAGCCTTTTGATGATGCAAAATGTGTGGAATCAACAAAAAAGATTTTCAGTTAA
- the LOC116089092 gene encoding glutathione S-transferase alpha-5-like codes for MFQQVPMVEIDGMKLVQTRAILNYIASKYNLYGKDMKERAFIDMYTEGVADLDEIVLHYPYIPPEEKEASLAKIKDKARNRYFPAYEKVLKSHGQDYLVGNRLSRADVYLVELLYHVEELDPGVVDNFPLLKALRTRVSNLPTVKKFLQPGSQRKPFDDEKCVELAKKIFS; via the exons ATGTTCCAGCAAGTGCCCATGGTAGAGATTGATGGAATGAAGTTGGTGCAGACAAGAGCCATTCTCAACTACATTGCCTCCAAATACAACCTCTATGGAAAGGACATGAAGGAGAGAGCCTT catTGACATGTACACAGAAGGTGTGGCAGATCTGGATGAAATAGTTCTCCATTACCCTTACATTCCTCCTGAGGAGAAAGAGGCAAGCCTTGCCAAGATCAAAGACAAAGCAAGGAACCGTTACTTCCCTGCCTATGAAAAG GTGTTGAAGAGCCATGGACAAGATTATCTTGTTGGCAACAGGCTGAGCAGGGCTGATGTTTACCTGGTTGAACTTCTCTACCATGTGGAAGAGCTGGACCCGGGTGTTGTGGACAACTTCCCTCTACTAAAG GCCCTGAGAACCAGAGTCAGCAACCTCCCCACAGTCAAGAAGTTTCTTCAGCCTGGGAGCCAGAGGAAGCCTTTCGACGATGAGAAATGTGTGGAATTAGCAAAAAAGATTTTCAGTTAA